AAGACGATCGGGTCGTCATGCATGTCGCGCCGGTGGCTCAGCATGATCGCCCGGGAAACCCAATAGAGCACCAGCGGCAGGGTGAGCCAGAGTACTTTCGGATGATGGTAGACGGTGTTGACCGCCGGGCTGGAAAGATAGAGCGCGCCCAGGATCACCGCCGAGTAGCCGGCCGCCGCCGCCAGCGCCAGCAGCACCGGCAGGTCGCTCGATCGATAGTTCCGGTTAGAGGGGTCGGGCATTCCCGCGTCGAGGCGGACTGCCATCTCCGAGTGGCGCTTGATGAGCGCCAGGGAGAGGAAAATGAACATGGAGAACGACAGCAGCCATTCCGACATCGGCACACCGATGGCGACCGCGCCGCCGATGACGCGGACGGTGTAAAGACCCGCCAGCGTGACAACGTCGATCATCATCTTGCGCTTCAGCACAAACGTGTAGGCGCTGGTGGCCAGGTAGTAGAGCGCCAGGACGGCCAGGAACTTCCAGGAGACCAGGCTGCCGGTGACCGCGGCGGCGGCCAGCAACAGCGGGGCGACCACGGCGCCACGCAGAACCTCAACCTCGCCGCTGGCGAAGGGACGCTGGCGCTTGGAGGGATGGGCGCGATCAGCCTGGACATCCACGAGGTCGTTGATGATGTAGACGCTGGAAGCGCAGAGCGAGAAGGCCACGAAAGCCAGCAGGGTATTCAGGGCCGCACCCGCCGTGAAGGCGTGGGCGGTAAGCAGGGGTAGACCCACCAGGGCGTTCTTGGCCCATTGGTGGGGCCGGATCAGCTTCATCCAGCTGCGCCACAAGGGCCGACCTTCGGGCGCCGGAAGGTGTTCGACTTGGCTTTTAACGGCGGCGAGACGAGCCGCTGTGGCGCGGGAAGGCCCAGCGGTGATGGCCGACCGGGCCTGGGCCCAGACCGGCAGATCGGCGCGGGAGTCGCCGATGTAGTCGAAGCCGCCGACGCCGAACGCTTCCACCAGCCGTTTGGCCTTGGCTTCGGCCGATAGATTGATGACCCCGTCGGAGGCGAACCAGCCATCGAATTGGAGGTGGTCGGCGATGGCCTTTACCAACCGCTCATCGGACGCGGAGGCGAGGTAGACTTCGGCGCCCACGGCGCGAGCCTTGGCGATGCGGTCCAGCACGGCGGTGTCGTAGGGCAAATCTGCTGGCGTGATCTCGGCGGCCTCGGCAAGCCGCCGTTTGAGTGTCGCCTTGCCGCGCGAAAGCCATATGAGCAGATTGAGGGCCTGCAAAGGCTGTCGCCCCAGAAACCCGAACGCGGTCTCCACGAGGAGGTCCGTGCGGATCAGGGTGTGGTCAAGGTCGACCACCAAGACACTGCGCGCTGCGTTCAGCACGGGAGGGACCCGGCTGTGGATTGCCTGCGCTGCGAGGGTCTCGGGTTCACGGTCGGGCCGGGGATGTTGCTAGGACAGGGGGCTATGCTGATCGCGACTTGCGACACCGATTTGCTAGAAACGACAGCTGCTTATGCTGAGCCAATAGCTGAAACTCTGTGAATGTCGGCGAAG
The sequence above is drawn from the Phenylobacterium glaciei genome and encodes:
- a CDS encoding UbiA family prenyltransferase, translating into MLNAARSVLVVDLDHTLIRTDLLVETAFGFLGRQPLQALNLLIWLSRGKATLKRRLAEAAEITPADLPYDTAVLDRIAKARAVGAEVYLASASDERLVKAIADHLQFDGWFASDGVINLSAEAKAKRLVEAFGVGGFDYIGDSRADLPVWAQARSAITAGPSRATAARLAAVKSQVEHLPAPEGRPLWRSWMKLIRPHQWAKNALVGLPLLTAHAFTAGAALNTLLAFVAFSLCASSVYIINDLVDVQADRAHPSKRQRPFASGEVEVLRGAVVAPLLLAAAAVTGSLVSWKFLAVLALYYLATSAYTFVLKRKMMIDVVTLAGLYTVRVIGGAVAIGVPMSEWLLSFSMFIFLSLALIKRHSEMAVRLDAGMPDPSNRNYRSSDLPVLLALAAAAGYSAVILGALYLSSPAVNTVYHHPKVLWLTLPLVLYWVSRAIMLSHRRDMHDDPIVFALTDRISLATAVLVGVIGVVAL